One region of Limnospira fusiformis SAG 85.79 genomic DNA includes:
- a CDS encoding photosystem II protein, Psb35-related, with amino-acid sequence MVILAALFISGWLAVSVIGTMAYFRGEQSKPIHMRNWNSDSFDSLSQALTGVAVDYSQRVPAYSMDAYRSQNFSK; translated from the coding sequence ATGGTTATTTTAGCAGCTTTATTTATCAGTGGTTGGCTGGCTGTTTCTGTAATTGGAACTATGGCTTATTTTCGTGGTGAACAGTCCAAACCCATCCACATGAGAAACTGGAACTCTGATTCCTTTGACAGTCTTTCTCAGGCGTTAACAGGTGTAGCCGTAGACTATAGCCAACGGGTTCCTGCTTACAGTATGGATGCTTACCGCAGCCAGAATTTCTCCAAGTAA
- the murD gene encoding UDP-N-acetylmuramoyl-L-alanine--D-glutamate ligase yields MPNAHIIGLGKSGNATARLLKVQGWQVTVSDRNTSESLQQQCQTLIEEGITVNLRQNFDPDTAPDLVVVSPGVPWDLPALETARSLGIETIGEMELAWRNLQDIPWVGITGTNGKTTTTALIAKIFEVAGSAAPACGNIGNAVCELALQQQQNSSTPLDWVIAEISSFQIESSSTLAPQIGIWTTFTPDHLNRHYTLDNYFRIKARLMERSQVQVFNGDDAYLRRAAPELWPQAVWTSVNGAEELLGDRQRGVYIQENWVYQNGCAIAPVDSLKMVGDHNRQNLLMAVAAARIAGIDKEAIAHAISTFPGVPHRLEEVNTWMGIRWINDSKATNYDAAQVGLAAVEPPVILIAGGEAKAGDDTHWINTIHQKAAAVLLIGTAAPTFAQRLQETDYHNVEIVETLENAIPRAAELASVFQAKAVLLSPACASFDQYRSFEHRGDRFRELCWELMG; encoded by the coding sequence ATGCCCAACGCTCATATTATTGGTCTGGGAAAATCAGGAAATGCCACGGCGCGCCTGTTAAAGGTTCAGGGATGGCAGGTAACTGTTAGCGATCGCAACACATCAGAATCTCTACAGCAACAGTGTCAGACCCTCATTGAGGAAGGAATTACAGTTAATTTGAGGCAGAATTTCGACCCCGACACGGCACCAGATTTGGTAGTGGTTAGTCCCGGGGTTCCCTGGGATTTGCCAGCATTGGAAACCGCCCGCAGTCTGGGTATAGAAACTATCGGCGAAATGGAACTGGCTTGGCGAAATCTCCAGGATATCCCTTGGGTGGGAATTACGGGGACTAACGGCAAAACTACTACCACGGCCCTGATTGCTAAAATATTTGAAGTGGCGGGAAGTGCGGCCCCGGCTTGCGGAAATATTGGTAATGCTGTCTGTGAGTTGGCGCTGCAACAACAACAAAACTCCTCGACACCCTTAGATTGGGTCATTGCTGAAATTAGCAGTTTTCAGATTGAGTCATCATCAACCCTCGCGCCTCAAATCGGCATCTGGACTACCTTTACCCCAGATCATCTTAACCGCCATTACACGCTAGATAATTATTTTCGGATTAAAGCTCGTTTAATGGAACGTTCCCAGGTGCAGGTCTTTAATGGTGATGACGCTTATCTCCGGCGAGCCGCACCGGAACTCTGGCCACAAGCTGTCTGGACTAGCGTTAATGGTGCTGAGGAATTATTGGGCGATCGCCAGAGGGGTGTATATATTCAAGAAAACTGGGTCTACCAAAACGGATGCGCGATCGCACCAGTTGACTCGCTGAAAATGGTGGGAGACCATAATCGCCAAAACCTACTTATGGCTGTAGCCGCAGCCCGAATAGCCGGAATTGACAAGGAAGCAATTGCTCACGCTATTTCTACTTTTCCTGGAGTTCCTCACCGCCTCGAAGAGGTTAACACCTGGATGGGAATTCGCTGGATTAATGATAGCAAGGCTACTAATTATGATGCGGCTCAGGTCGGATTGGCCGCAGTGGAACCACCTGTGATTTTAATTGCTGGTGGAGAAGCTAAAGCTGGTGATGATACCCACTGGATTAATACTATTCACCAAAAAGCGGCGGCGGTTTTATTAATCGGAACGGCAGCCCCCACCTTTGCTCAAAGGTTACAGGAAACTGACTATCACAATGTCGAAATTGTGGAAACTCTCGAAAATGCCATCCCCCGCGCGGCGGAATTGGCTAGTGTGTTCCAAGCTAAGGCTGTTTTGCTCTCCCCCGCCTGTGCTAGTTTTGACCAGTATCGCAGTTTTGAACATCGTGGCGATCGCTTTCGGGAGTTATGTTGGGAATTGATGGGGTAG
- a CDS encoding diguanylate cyclase domain-containing protein, producing MFQTTWDGHYINVNPALAKIYGYDSPQALMTQLTDISHQLYVDPGRRAEFISQLQESDSITNFESQVYRADHQIIWISEKARAVRDGLGQLLYYEGMVEDITERKQAEENLQQQAERQRLMLVITQRIRRSLKLDKILQTTVSQVREFLNTDRVVIYRFHDDGNGVMVFESVAPGWKSVVGTIVTEDCWTPHYLAGFSQGQVQAMADLSTQDFSQCDIRLLSEFQVQANLVVPILTRRRSDTSAELGFVASEPYNRLWGLLMVQHCSGPRQWESTAVDFIKQLAVQLGIAIQQAELYQQLERLATLDGLTQVPNRRQFDTYLITEWRRCIREFTPISLILCDVDFFKHYNDTYGHQEGDRCLQEVAQALTRSIRRPGDLVARYGGEEFAIILPNTDAEGMCNVAGTIREQILQLQRIHETSPISEYISVSMGGVSVLPNSNMQLEHLISMADTALYQAKAQGRDRFVMHTMS from the coding sequence ATTTTTCAGACCACCTGGGACGGTCACTATATTAATGTGAATCCAGCCTTAGCCAAAATCTATGGCTACGATTCACCCCAGGCTCTGATGACCCAACTGACCGACATTAGCCACCAGTTGTATGTTGATCCCGGTCGTCGCGCTGAGTTTATTAGCCAATTGCAGGAGTCCGATTCCATTACTAATTTTGAATCTCAGGTCTATCGTGCTGATCATCAGATTATTTGGATTTCTGAGAAAGCTAGGGCTGTCCGGGACGGCTTAGGACAACTACTCTATTATGAGGGTATGGTTGAGGATATTACTGAACGCAAGCAGGCTGAAGAAAATCTCCAACAGCAAGCCGAACGTCAACGGTTGATGCTTGTCATTACTCAACGCATTCGGCGATCGCTCAAATTGGATAAAATTTTACAGACTACTGTTAGTCAGGTTCGAGAGTTTCTCAATACTGACCGAGTCGTGATTTACCGATTTCACGATGATGGTAATGGCGTGATGGTATTCGAATCAGTCGCCCCGGGGTGGAAGTCTGTAGTCGGAACTATTGTTACTGAAGATTGCTGGACTCCCCACTATCTCGCTGGGTTCAGCCAGGGTCAAGTCCAAGCTATGGCCGATCTATCCACTCAAGACTTCAGCCAGTGCGATATTCGTTTGTTATCAGAGTTTCAAGTACAGGCTAATTTGGTCGTTCCCATTTTGACCCGAAGGCGCAGTGATACTTCTGCCGAGTTGGGGTTTGTCGCTTCTGAACCTTATAATCGCCTCTGGGGGTTGCTCATGGTCCAGCATTGTTCTGGTCCCCGTCAATGGGAGTCAACTGCAGTCGATTTTATTAAGCAGTTAGCCGTACAGTTGGGAATTGCCATTCAACAAGCTGAACTTTATCAACAGCTTGAACGCCTGGCTACTCTTGATGGCTTAACTCAGGTTCCTAATCGCCGACAGTTTGATACCTATTTGATCACCGAGTGGCGCAGGTGTATCCGCGAATTTACCCCCATATCCTTAATTTTGTGTGATGTTGACTTTTTTAAGCACTACAATGACACTTATGGACACCAAGAGGGCGATCGCTGTTTACAAGAGGTAGCCCAGGCTTTGACTCGCTCCATTAGACGACCTGGTGATTTGGTCGCTCGCTATGGCGGCGAGGAGTTTGCTATAATTCTTCCCAATACTGATGCTGAGGGTATGTGTAATGTGGCTGGCACAATTCGTGAGCAAATCCTACAATTACAGAGAATTCATGAAACCTCCCCTATTAGTGAATATATTAGTGTCAGTATGGGCGGCGTGAGTGTTTTGCCGAATAGCAATATGCAGCTTGAACATCTCATTTCTATGGCTGATACTGCTTTATATCAAGCTAAGGCTCAAGGACGCGATCGCTTTGTTATGCACACTATGTCCTAG
- a CDS encoding PAS domain-containing protein, with the protein MSDFSRFHEQDNLDSEHHYHFDGNLHRLATAIEQERKRFAGLSEPTPVLIWACNAEGSYTFFNEDWLEFTGRSLEMERGEGWFRGVHPEDRQNCLITYWQAFGDRKPFQQEYRLRRFDHQYRWIFNTGVPQWTANGKFLGYTGSAIDINIVVCLKMRSRVFFRPPGTVTILM; encoded by the coding sequence ATGAGTGATTTTAGTCGTTTCCATGAACAAGACAACTTAGACTCTGAACACCATTATCATTTTGATGGTAACTTGCACCGATTGGCAACAGCAATTGAACAAGAGAGAAAAAGATTTGCGGGGCTATCTGAACCTACGCCTGTGCTAATCTGGGCTTGTAATGCGGAAGGATCGTATACATTTTTTAATGAAGACTGGTTAGAGTTTACTGGACGTTCCTTAGAAATGGAACGGGGAGAGGGCTGGTTCCGGGGGGTACATCCTGAAGATCGCCAAAATTGTTTAATCACCTATTGGCAAGCATTCGGCGATCGCAAACCCTTCCAACAGGAATATCGGCTGCGAAGGTTTGATCATCAGTATCGTTGGATATTTAATACCGGAGTTCCCCAATGGACAGCTAACGGTAAGTTTCTAGGTTATACAGGTTCTGCCATTGATATCAATATCGTAGTCTGTTTGAAAATGCGATCGAGGGTATTTTTCAGACCACCTGGGACGGTCACTATATTAATGTGA
- the wecB gene encoding non-hydrolyzing UDP-N-acetylglucosamine 2-epimerase, whose amino-acid sequence MSTSKYRIGIVFGTRPEAIKMAPLVQKFQQNCNYETRVILTGQHREMVQQVMQLFEIKADRNLEIMQHQQTLTDITYRSLQGLGNIFEQIKPDMVLVQGDTTTAFAAALAAFYQKIPIGHVEAGLRTDDLFNPYPEEANRRLISQLTKLHFAPTEKAVENLRKSGVVGEIYQTGNTVIDALLSVAKTQPKLDIPNLNLEKHRLILATVHRRENWGEPLEGIAEGFLKTLDQYADTMILLPLHRNPTVREPLQTMLGGHPRVILTEPLDYSQLVAAIADAYLVLTDSGGLQEEAPSLGKPVLVLRKTTERPEAIAAGTAKLIGTDPQDILRATSELLGDPEAYQKMATAINPFGDGHAASRIIQHIDEYFKSA is encoded by the coding sequence ATGTCAACATCAAAGTATCGAATTGGTATAGTATTTGGCACGAGACCAGAAGCGATTAAGATGGCCCCACTAGTCCAAAAGTTTCAACAAAATTGTAATTATGAAACCCGAGTGATTTTAACAGGTCAACATCGGGAGATGGTCCAGCAAGTGATGCAGCTTTTCGAGATCAAGGCCGATCGCAATCTGGAAATCATGCAGCACCAGCAAACCCTGACGGACATTACCTATCGTAGCTTACAAGGGTTAGGAAATATTTTTGAGCAAATCAAACCTGATATGGTTTTAGTCCAGGGGGATACTACAACAGCCTTTGCTGCGGCTTTAGCGGCCTTTTATCAAAAAATTCCTATTGGCCATGTCGAGGCAGGACTCCGAACTGATGACCTATTTAATCCCTATCCTGAAGAAGCGAACCGCCGTCTAATTTCTCAACTAACTAAATTACACTTTGCACCTACGGAGAAAGCGGTTGAAAACCTGAGAAAATCTGGGGTAGTCGGGGAAATTTATCAAACAGGAAATACAGTGATTGATGCTTTATTATCTGTGGCGAAAACCCAACCAAAATTAGATATTCCCAATCTCAACTTAGAAAAACATCGACTAATTTTAGCGACAGTTCACCGTCGAGAAAATTGGGGAGAACCCCTAGAGGGAATTGCGGAAGGATTTTTAAAAACTCTTGATCAGTATGCTGACACAATGATACTGCTACCCCTACACCGTAACCCGACGGTGAGGGAACCCCTACAGACAATGCTAGGAGGACATCCCCGGGTAATTCTCACGGAACCCCTAGATTATAGTCAACTGGTAGCAGCGATCGCTGATGCTTATTTAGTGCTGACGGACTCCGGTGGCCTCCAGGAAGAAGCACCGAGTTTAGGGAAGCCTGTGTTAGTGTTACGCAAAACTACGGAACGTCCAGAAGCGATCGCGGCTGGAACGGCTAAACTAATAGGAACTGACCCTCAAGATATCCTCAGAGCCACTAGCGAACTCCTGGGGGACCCAGAGGCTTACCAAAAAATGGCAACCGCTATTAACCCCTTTGGAGACGGTCACGCCGCCTCACGCATTATTCAACATATCGATGAGTATTTCAAGTCAGCTTAG
- a CDS encoding carbon dioxide-concentrating mechanism protein CcmK, giving the protein MDEHLQTSFPQRRNTEPEFKDTALGLISTRSFPAIVGTADMMLKSAGVHLVGYEKIGSGYCTAIVRGRIADIRLAIETGVDTAKQFNQFVSSLVIARPLPNLEYVLPIGSRLSQLAASGGHSRLSNQAVGLLETRGFPAMVGAADAMLKAGDVYFASYEIIGAGLCTAIIRGSVADVAVALEAGMYEAERIGELNAVMVIPRPLDELEQTLPLASCWIEKVKPLQLPINVKQTEKEVVKLPELKQLSVDALPLDNQTSDSSMESWD; this is encoded by the coding sequence ATGGATGAACACTTGCAAACCTCATTTCCCCAAAGGCGCAATACTGAGCCAGAATTTAAAGATACTGCTTTGGGGTTAATCTCCACCCGCAGTTTTCCAGCGATCGTCGGCACTGCTGATATGATGCTGAAATCTGCAGGTGTTCACCTGGTTGGGTATGAAAAAATCGGTAGTGGCTACTGTACCGCTATTGTGCGCGGTCGTATTGCTGATATCCGCCTAGCCATTGAAACCGGAGTTGATACTGCTAAACAGTTCAATCAGTTTGTTTCTTCCCTAGTCATTGCTAGGCCTCTCCCTAACTTAGAGTATGTTTTACCGATTGGGTCTCGTCTCTCCCAATTAGCAGCCAGTGGCGGTCACTCTCGCCTCAGTAATCAAGCCGTAGGTTTATTGGAAACGAGAGGATTTCCTGCTATGGTCGGCGCGGCTGATGCGATGCTGAAGGCGGGAGATGTTTATTTCGCTTCCTATGAAATTATTGGCGCGGGACTATGTACTGCTATTATTCGGGGTTCGGTTGCTGATGTAGCAGTGGCTTTAGAAGCTGGAATGTATGAGGCTGAACGCATTGGCGAATTAAATGCAGTGATGGTCATCCCTCGTCCCCTTGATGAACTTGAACAAACTTTACCTCTGGCTAGTTGTTGGATTGAGAAGGTCAAACCTTTACAGTTACCTATTAATGTTAAACAAACTGAAAAAGAAGTGGTAAAACTTCCCGAACTCAAACAATTATCTGTTGATGCTTTACCTTTGGATAATCAAACTTCTGATTCTTCTATGGAGTCCTGGGATTAA
- a CDS encoding pseudouridine synthase: protein MAYRYILFYKPYNVLSQFTDRDSHTPSRQTLKDYIPIPSVYSVGRLDLDSEGLLLLTDDRKLKYRLGQPEFAHPRTYWVQVERIPTTQALEQLRRGITIQNYRTRTARVQLLLTEPLLPPRIPPIRFRQNVPTAWLEITLTEGRNRQVRRMTAAVGFPTLRLVRVAIAHLTLNSLQPGDWRDLHPHEIQPFFS from the coding sequence ATGGCTTATCGATATATCTTGTTCTATAAACCCTATAATGTCCTCAGTCAGTTTACTGATCGTGATTCTCATACTCCGTCTCGACAAACTTTGAAGGATTACATCCCTATTCCTTCCGTCTACTCAGTCGGACGATTAGACCTTGATAGTGAAGGGTTACTTTTACTGACTGATGATCGCAAACTTAAATATCGACTTGGCCAGCCAGAATTTGCTCATCCTCGTACTTACTGGGTTCAGGTGGAAAGAATACCCACTACACAGGCCTTAGAACAACTGCGACGGGGAATCACCATTCAAAATTATCGCACCCGAACAGCGAGGGTTCAACTACTATTAACTGAACCACTTCTTCCCCCTCGTATCCCTCCCATTAGATTTCGCCAAAATGTCCCTACCGCTTGGCTCGAAATTACTTTAACTGAAGGACGCAACCGTCAGGTTCGACGCATGACCGCCGCCGTCGGCTTCCCTACTTTGCGACTGGTTCGTGTCGCGATCGCTCATTTGACTCTCAATTCACTTCAACCTGGCGACTGGCGAGATTTGCACCCCCACGAAATTCAGCCGTTTTTCAGTTGA